A DNA window from Ctenopharyngodon idella isolate HZGC_01 chromosome 10, HZGC01, whole genome shotgun sequence contains the following coding sequences:
- the LOC127520377 gene encoding serine-rich adhesin for platelets-like isoform X19 produces MFGFWSIQGFFLFAMDQGWKRLPLLVVFLFLSSAYGFKGGAYSNAHQRWGQPSDNTFSPHAVQSSVSEVPVTGTLPEEVGSSLFTNRPLKRFNLLQFVKGHDSSHHESMSYAQTAPSSSVFASLPLPLSEKQAGSLTLLQGSGTTITDTASVSTQSTSGQSTSDQSFPSLYMSSSQETSGVESAEAALPVFSQESISYSSSSAPGATYTSQGSPVPLSEGSSQAISPQDESSYSRLFQSQGASSHYTPDSYTKLSSSSVSSQSTSDQSPPSLYSSSSQDSSGSLLEASGSFFQGEMVGLSSSDLSPESQTSGQLLPSSLEVSSQFTNGQGSPSLFIGSSKSSSDSQSTGPASLLDTQGSLSQSILSTQTQGSTSQGSAGPELSGSSGQFIPTQVEGGSYSVSQSLNSSPYAPGSLMYGKFGPLPIRVSSQSTSTQSSPGTPLTSSRFPVQGGSSSTSSLYLKPQGTLGLYAPASSTKYVSVPMPQRAVYSQATSGSGALFGTSIGLASQGMSSTYSGSVQPQGTTSQFAPGSPSFSSSQKQFTSSYGTQSRPSLPLTLQGSATYGGSLQAQGTTGQFAPGSPSSGVSLSSAQGAASQPATVPSSRKQFTSSSGTQSGSSLPLTLQGSTTYGGSLQPQGTASQLAPGSPSSYPSVFLSSPQGVASQPSQAFQSYSVSQSQKSQRWQPSQGIQTSGAAVSQGIDLSQSSPMQSRFSSLSSAGGPSSKDSGLFVSAQGGGTSYGGFSLNSQSPLKYNPGSHAYAKFGSSPLAVSSQSTSDQHSNGLYSSGSLQTQGLLGVVEGPSSQAPFDSPSSNQIERFVMLQRPTGSNLAPSLGLSAQASSVSMLSGVPQTAQALRESGSDVQLNNQVSSNSQANAYTSLQKFSSNYGAQSLKPSELLRYEPGVYGQGTSSASELLSSYGSTYNLNAPASIPSRSSLSSRYYSVKG; encoded by the exons ATGTTTGGGTTTTGGAGTATtcaggggttttttttgtttgccatGGATCAAGGGTGGAAAAG GTTACCCTTGTTGGTAGTCTTTCTGTTTTTGAGTAGTGCTTATGGATTTAAAG GTGGAGCTTATTCAAATGCCCACCAGCGGTGGGGTCAACCTTCTGACAATACTTTCTCACCTCATGCAGTCCAGTCATCTGTTTCAGAGGTCCCTGTGACTGGGACTTTGCCTGAAGAAGTGGGCTCAAGTTTATTCACTAACAGACCCCTGAAAAGGTTTAACTTGCTCCAGTTTGTAAAAGGTCATGATTCCAGCCACCATGAATCGATGTCCTATGCCCAAACTGCTCCAAGCAGCTCAGTTTTTGCTTCCTTGCCTCTACCCTTAAGTGAAAAGCAAGCAGGCAGTTTGACATTGCTCCAGGGCTCTGGAACAACCATTACAGATACTGCTAGTGTTTCTACACAAAGCACTTCTGGCCAGTCCACCAGCGATCAGAGCTTCCCTAGTTTGTACATGTCCAGCTCCCAGGAAACCTCTGGTGTTGAATCTGCGGAAGCCGCTTTGCCTGTGTTCTCTCAGGAGAGTATCTCCTACAGCAGTTCATCTGCTCCAGGTGCCACTTACACTTCTCAAGGTAGCCCAGTGCCACTTTCAGAAGGCTCTAGTCAAGCCATCTCACCTCAGGATGAAAGCAGTTACAGTCGTTTGTTTCAGTCTCAAGGTGCCTCTAGTCACTATACCCCAGACTCCTATACCAAGCTCAGTTCTTCATCTGTTTCTAGTCAGTCTACCAGTGATCAGAGTCCCCCCAGTCTGTATAGTTCTAGCTCTCAGGATAGTTCTGGCAGTTTGTTGGAAGCTTCTGGCTCTTTCTTTCAAGGGGAAATGGTAGGGCTTAGCTCGTCTGACTTGTCTCCTGAATCTCAAACCTCTGGTCAGCTTCTGCCCTCATCATTGGAGGTCTCTAGCCAGTTTACTAATGGTCAGGGCTCTCCCAGCTTGTTTATAGGTAGCTCTAAAAGCAGTTCTGATTCCCAGTCAACTGGTCCTGCTTCACTTCTAGATACTCAGGGTAGCCtttctcaaagcattttgtCTACCCAGACTCAGGGCTCCACTTCTCAGGGCAGTGCTGGGCCTGAATTGTCTGGAAGTTCTGGGCAATTTATCCCCACACAAGTAGAAGGTGGCAGTTATAGTGTGTCCCAATCGCTTAACTCTAGTCCGTATGCCCCAGGATCCCTGATGTATGGGAAGTTTGGCCCCTTGCCTATAAGGGTTTCTAGCCAGTCCACAAGCACCCAAAGCAGTCCTGGCACTCCATTAACTTCCAGTCGTTTCCCTGTGCAGGGAGGTAGTAGCTCTACTTCTAGCTTATATCTGAAGCCTCAGGGCACTCTGGGTCTGTATGCCCCTGCGTCATCTACCAAATATGTGAGTGTTCCCATGCCACAACGTGCTGTTTATAGCCAGGCAACAAGTGGCTCGGGGGCTCTGTTTGGGACCTCTATTGGTTTAGCCTCACAAGGAATGAGTAGCACTTACAGTGGTTCTGTACAGCCTCAAGGTACCACAAGTCAATTTGCCCCTGGGTCTCCATCCTTCTCTAGTTCACAGAAGCAGTTTACCTCTAGCTATGGCACCCAGTCAAGGCCCTCTCTGCCACTCACCCTGCAGGGAAGTGCCACTTACGGTGGATCACTCCAGGCTCAAGGTACCACAGGTCAGTTTGCCCCTGGGTCTCCATCTTCAGGTGTATCACTATCGTCAGCCCAAGGTGCTGCCAGTCAGCCTGCCACAGTCCCGAGTTCGCGGAAGCAGTTTACCTCTAGCTCTGGCACCCAGTCAGGGTCCTCTCTGCCACTCACCCTGCAGGGAAGCACCACTTATGGTGGATCACTCCAGCCTCAAG GTACTGCAAGTCAGCTTGCCCCTGGGTCTCCATCCTCCTATCCAAGTGTATTCCTGTCCTCACCCCAAG GTGTTGCCAGCCAGCCCAGCCAAGCATTTCAAAGCTATTCTGTGTCCCAAAGCCAGAAGTCTCAAAGATGGCAGCCTTCACAAGGTATTCAGACCTCAGGTGCAGCTGTATCACAGGGAATCGATCTATCTCAAAGCTCTCCAATGCAGAGTAggttctcttccctgtcatccGCAGGAGGCCCATCTTCAAAAGATTCTGGACTGTTTGTTTCTGCACAGGGTGGTGGCACCAGTTATGGTGGCTTTTCTCTCAATTCTCAAAGCCCTTTGAAGTACAACCCTGGGTCCCATGCATATGCCAAGTTTGGTTCCTCACCCCTAGCTGTTTCTAGCCAGTCTACCAGTGATCAGCACTCAAATGGCTTGTATAGCTCAGGCTCTCTGCAAACCCAGGGTCTCCTTGGTGTAGTTGAAGGACCCTCATCTCAAGCTCCTTTTGACTCCCCAAGCAGTAACCAAATTGAGCGTTTTGTGATGTTGCAACGGCCCACAGGTTCCAACCTAGCTCCATCTCTAGGCCTGAGTGCCCAAGCATCTTCTGTTAGCATGCTCTCTGGTGTTCCGCAAACTGCGCAGGCTCTACGTGAATCTGGGTCAGATGTCCAGTTAAACAACCAAGTGAGCAGCAATTCACAGGCCAATGCATATACTTCCTTGCAAAAGTTCTCCAGCAACTATGGTGCACAGAGTCTTAAGCCTTCAGAGCTCTTGCGTTATGAGCCAGGTGTTTATGGCCAAGGAACATCCAGTGCTTCTGAGCTCTTGAGTAGCTATGGTTCCACGTACAACCTGAATGCTCCTGCTTCTATACCATCCCGCAGTTCTCTCTCAAGCCGCTACTACTCTGTCAAGGGCTAA
- the LOC127520377 gene encoding serine-rich adhesin for platelets-like isoform X3, with translation MFGFWSIQGFFLFAMDQGWKRLPLLVVFLFLSSAYGFKGGAYSNAHQRWGQPSDNTFSPHAVQSSVSEVPVTGTLPEEVGSSLFTNRPLKRFNLLQFVKGHDSSHHESMSYAQTAPSSSVFASLPLPLSEKQAGSLTLLQGSGTTITDTASVSTQSTSGQSTSDQSFPSLYMSSSQETSGVESAEAALPVFSQESISYSSSSAPGATYTSQGSPVPLSEGSSQAISPQDESSYSRLFQSQGASSHYTPDSYTKLSSSSVSSQSTSDQSPPSLYSSSSQDSSGSLLEASGSFFQGEMVGLSSSDLSPESQTSGQLLPSSLEVSSQFTNGQGSPSLFIGSSKSSSDSQSTGPASLLDTQGSLSQSILSTQTQGSTSQGSAGPELSGSSGQFIPTQVEGGSYSVSQSLNSSPYAPGSLMYGKFGPLPIRVSSQSTSTQSSPGTPLTSSRFPVQGGSSSTSSLYLKPQGTLGLYAPASSTKYVSVPMPQRAVYSQATSGSGALFGTSIGLASQGMSSTYSGSVQPQGTTSQFAPGSPSFSSSQKQFTSSYGTQSRPSLPLTLQGSATYGGSLQAQGTTGQFAPGSPSSGVSLSSAQGAASQPATVPSSRKQFTSSSGTQSGSSLPLTLQGSTTYGGSLQPQGTASQFAPGSPSSYPSVSLSSPQGAASQSATVLSSRKQFTSSYGTQTGSSLPLTLQGGAAYGGSLQPQGTASQFAPGSPSSYPSVSLSSPQGAASQSATVLSSRKQFTSSSGTQSGSSLPLTLQGSTTYGGSLQPQGTASQFAPGSPSSYPSVSLSSPQGAASQSATVLSSRKQFTSSSGTQSGSSLPLALQGSPTYGGSLQPQGTASQLAPGSPSSYPSVFLSSPQGAASQSATVLSSQKPFTSSYGTQTGSSLPLTLQGGAAYGGSLQPQGTASQFAPGSPSPSVSLSSPQGVASQPSQAFQSYSVSQSQKSQRWQPSQGIQTSGAAVSQGIDLSQSSPMQSRFSSLSSAGGPSSKDSGLFVSAQGGGTSYGGFSLNSQSPLKYNPGSHAYAKFGSSPLAVSSQSTSDQHSNGLYSSGSLQTQGLLGVVEGPSSQAPFDSPSSNQIERFVMLQRPTGSNLAPSLGLSAQASSVSMLSGVPQTAQALRESGSDVQLNNQVSSNSQANAYTSLQKFSSNYGAQSLKPSELLRYEPGVYGQGTSSASELLSSYGSTYNLNAPASIPSRSSLSSRYYSVKG, from the exons ATGTTTGGGTTTTGGAGTATtcaggggttttttttgtttgccatGGATCAAGGGTGGAAAAG GTTACCCTTGTTGGTAGTCTTTCTGTTTTTGAGTAGTGCTTATGGATTTAAAG GTGGAGCTTATTCAAATGCCCACCAGCGGTGGGGTCAACCTTCTGACAATACTTTCTCACCTCATGCAGTCCAGTCATCTGTTTCAGAGGTCCCTGTGACTGGGACTTTGCCTGAAGAAGTGGGCTCAAGTTTATTCACTAACAGACCCCTGAAAAGGTTTAACTTGCTCCAGTTTGTAAAAGGTCATGATTCCAGCCACCATGAATCGATGTCCTATGCCCAAACTGCTCCAAGCAGCTCAGTTTTTGCTTCCTTGCCTCTACCCTTAAGTGAAAAGCAAGCAGGCAGTTTGACATTGCTCCAGGGCTCTGGAACAACCATTACAGATACTGCTAGTGTTTCTACACAAAGCACTTCTGGCCAGTCCACCAGCGATCAGAGCTTCCCTAGTTTGTACATGTCCAGCTCCCAGGAAACCTCTGGTGTTGAATCTGCGGAAGCCGCTTTGCCTGTGTTCTCTCAGGAGAGTATCTCCTACAGCAGTTCATCTGCTCCAGGTGCCACTTACACTTCTCAAGGTAGCCCAGTGCCACTTTCAGAAGGCTCTAGTCAAGCCATCTCACCTCAGGATGAAAGCAGTTACAGTCGTTTGTTTCAGTCTCAAGGTGCCTCTAGTCACTATACCCCAGACTCCTATACCAAGCTCAGTTCTTCATCTGTTTCTAGTCAGTCTACCAGTGATCAGAGTCCCCCCAGTCTGTATAGTTCTAGCTCTCAGGATAGTTCTGGCAGTTTGTTGGAAGCTTCTGGCTCTTTCTTTCAAGGGGAAATGGTAGGGCTTAGCTCGTCTGACTTGTCTCCTGAATCTCAAACCTCTGGTCAGCTTCTGCCCTCATCATTGGAGGTCTCTAGCCAGTTTACTAATGGTCAGGGCTCTCCCAGCTTGTTTATAGGTAGCTCTAAAAGCAGTTCTGATTCCCAGTCAACTGGTCCTGCTTCACTTCTAGATACTCAGGGTAGCCtttctcaaagcattttgtCTACCCAGACTCAGGGCTCCACTTCTCAGGGCAGTGCTGGGCCTGAATTGTCTGGAAGTTCTGGGCAATTTATCCCCACACAAGTAGAAGGTGGCAGTTATAGTGTGTCCCAATCGCTTAACTCTAGTCCGTATGCCCCAGGATCCCTGATGTATGGGAAGTTTGGCCCCTTGCCTATAAGGGTTTCTAGCCAGTCCACAAGCACCCAAAGCAGTCCTGGCACTCCATTAACTTCCAGTCGTTTCCCTGTGCAGGGAGGTAGTAGCTCTACTTCTAGCTTATATCTGAAGCCTCAGGGCACTCTGGGTCTGTATGCCCCTGCGTCATCTACCAAATATGTGAGTGTTCCCATGCCACAACGTGCTGTTTATAGCCAGGCAACAAGTGGCTCGGGGGCTCTGTTTGGGACCTCTATTGGTTTAGCCTCACAAGGAATGAGTAGCACTTACAGTGGTTCTGTACAGCCTCAAGGTACCACAAGTCAATTTGCCCCTGGGTCTCCATCCTTCTCTAGTTCACAGAAGCAGTTTACCTCTAGCTATGGCACCCAGTCAAGGCCCTCTCTGCCACTCACCCTGCAGGGAAGTGCCACTTACGGTGGATCACTCCAGGCTCAAGGTACCACAGGTCAGTTTGCCCCTGGGTCTCCATCTTCAGGTGTATCACTATCGTCAGCCCAAGGTGCTGCCAGTCAGCCTGCCACAGTCCCGAGTTCGCGGAAGCAGTTTACCTCTAGCTCTGGCACCCAGTCAGGGTCCTCTCTGCCACTCACCCTGCAGGGAAGCACCACTTATGGTGGATCACTCCAGCCTCAAGGTACTGCAAGTCAGTTTGCCCCTGGGTCTCCATCCTCCTATCCAAGTGTATCACTATCCTCACCCCAAGGTGCTGCCAGCCAGTCTGCCACAGTCCTGAGTTCACGGAAGCAGTTTACCTCTAGCTATGGCACCCAGACTGGGTCCTCTCTGCCACTCACCCTGCAGGGAGGTGCTGCTTATGGTGGATCACTCCAGCCTCAAGGTACCGCAAGTCAGTTTGCCCCTGGGTCTCCATCCTCCTATCCAAGTGTATCACTATCCTCACCCCAAG GTGCTGCCAGCCAGTCTGCCACAGTCCTGAGTTCACGGAAGCAGTTTACCTCTAGCTCTGGCACCCAGTCAGGGTCCTCTCTGCCACTCACCCTGCAGGGAAGCACCACTTATGGTGGATCACTCCAGCCTCAAGGTACTGCAAGTCAGTTTGCCCCTGGGTCTCCATCCTCCTATCCAAGTGTATCACTATCCTCACCCCAAGGTGCTGCCAGCCAGTCTGCCACAGTCCTGAGTTCACGGAAGCAGTTTACCTCTAGCTCTGGCACCCAGTCAGGGTCCTCTCTGCCACTTGCCCTGCAGGGAAGCCCCACTTATGGTGGATCACTCCAGCCTCAAGGTACTGCAAGTCAGCTTGCCCCTGGGTCTCCATCCTCCTATCCAAGTGTATTCCTGTCCTCACCCCAAGGTGCTGCCAGCCAGTCTGCCACAGTCCTGAGTTCACAGAAGCCGTTTACCTCTAGCTATGGCACCCAGACTGGGTCCTCTCTGCCACTCACCCTGCAGGGAGGTGCTGCTTATGGTGGATCACTCCAGCCTCAAGGTACCGCAAGTCAGTTTGCCCCTGGGTCTCCATCTCCAAGTGTATCCCTATCCTCACCCCAAG GTGTTGCCAGCCAGCCCAGCCAAGCATTTCAAAGCTATTCTGTGTCCCAAAGCCAGAAGTCTCAAAGATGGCAGCCTTCACAAGGTATTCAGACCTCAGGTGCAGCTGTATCACAGGGAATCGATCTATCTCAAAGCTCTCCAATGCAGAGTAggttctcttccctgtcatccGCAGGAGGCCCATCTTCAAAAGATTCTGGACTGTTTGTTTCTGCACAGGGTGGTGGCACCAGTTATGGTGGCTTTTCTCTCAATTCTCAAAGCCCTTTGAAGTACAACCCTGGGTCCCATGCATATGCCAAGTTTGGTTCCTCACCCCTAGCTGTTTCTAGCCAGTCTACCAGTGATCAGCACTCAAATGGCTTGTATAGCTCAGGCTCTCTGCAAACCCAGGGTCTCCTTGGTGTAGTTGAAGGACCCTCATCTCAAGCTCCTTTTGACTCCCCAAGCAGTAACCAAATTGAGCGTTTTGTGATGTTGCAACGGCCCACAGGTTCCAACCTAGCTCCATCTCTAGGCCTGAGTGCCCAAGCATCTTCTGTTAGCATGCTCTCTGGTGTTCCGCAAACTGCGCAGGCTCTACGTGAATCTGGGTCAGATGTCCAGTTAAACAACCAAGTGAGCAGCAATTCACAGGCCAATGCATATACTTCCTTGCAAAAGTTCTCCAGCAACTATGGTGCACAGAGTCTTAAGCCTTCAGAGCTCTTGCGTTATGAGCCAGGTGTTTATGGCCAAGGAACATCCAGTGCTTCTGAGCTCTTGAGTAGCTATGGTTCCACGTACAACCTGAATGCTCCTGCTTCTATACCATCCCGCAGTTCTCTCTCAAGCCGCTACTACTCTGTCAAGGGCTAA
- the LOC127520377 gene encoding mucin-19-like isoform X15, whose product MFGFWSIQGFFLFAMDQGWKRLPLLVVFLFLSSAYGFKGGAYSNAHQRWGQPSDNTFSPHAVQSSVSEVPVTGTLPEEVGSSLFTNRPLKRFNLLQFVKGHDSSHHESMSYAQTAPSSSVFASLPLPLSEKQAGSLTLLQGSGTTITDTASVSTQSTSGQSTSDQSFPSLYMSSSQETSGVESAEAALPVFSQESISYSSSSAPGATYTSQGSPVPLSEGSSQAISPQDESSYSRLFQSQGASSHYTPDSYTKLSSSSVSSQSTSDQSPPSLYSSSSQDSSGSLLEASGSFFQGEMVGLSSSDLSPESQTSGQLLPSSLEVSSQFTNGQGSPSLFIGSSKSSSDSQSTGPASLLDTQGSLSQSILSTQTQGSTSQGSAGPELSGSSGQFIPTQVEGGSYSVSQSLNSSPYAPGSLMYGKFGPLPIRVSSQSTSTQSSPGTPLTSSRFPVQGGSSSTSSLYLKPQGTLGLYAPASSTKYVSVPMPQRAVYSQATSGSGALFGTSIGLASQGMSSTYSGSVQPQGTTSQFAPGSPSFSSSQKQFTSSYGTQSRPSLPLTLQGSATYGGSLQAQGTTGQFAPGSPSSGVSLSSAQGAASQPATVPSSRKQFTSSSGTQSGSSLPLTLQGSTTYGGSLQPQGTASQFAPGSPSSYPSVSLSSPQGAASQSATVLSSRKQFTSSYGTQTGSSLPLTLQGGAAYGGSLQPQGTASQFAPGSPSSYPSVSLSSPQGVASQPSQAFQSYSVSQSQKSQRWQPSQGIQTSGAAVSQGIDLSQSSPMQSRFSSLSSAGGPSSKDSGLFVSAQGGGTSYGGFSLNSQSPLKYNPGSHAYAKFGSSPLAVSSQSTSDQHSNGLYSSGSLQTQGLLGVVEGPSSQAPFDSPSSNQIERFVMLQRPTGSNLAPSLGLSAQASSVSMLSGVPQTAQALRESGSDVQLNNQVSSNSQANAYTSLQKFSSNYGAQSLKPSELLRYEPGVYGQGTSSASELLSSYGSTYNLNAPASIPSRSSLSSRYYSVKG is encoded by the exons ATGTTTGGGTTTTGGAGTATtcaggggttttttttgtttgccatGGATCAAGGGTGGAAAAG GTTACCCTTGTTGGTAGTCTTTCTGTTTTTGAGTAGTGCTTATGGATTTAAAG GTGGAGCTTATTCAAATGCCCACCAGCGGTGGGGTCAACCTTCTGACAATACTTTCTCACCTCATGCAGTCCAGTCATCTGTTTCAGAGGTCCCTGTGACTGGGACTTTGCCTGAAGAAGTGGGCTCAAGTTTATTCACTAACAGACCCCTGAAAAGGTTTAACTTGCTCCAGTTTGTAAAAGGTCATGATTCCAGCCACCATGAATCGATGTCCTATGCCCAAACTGCTCCAAGCAGCTCAGTTTTTGCTTCCTTGCCTCTACCCTTAAGTGAAAAGCAAGCAGGCAGTTTGACATTGCTCCAGGGCTCTGGAACAACCATTACAGATACTGCTAGTGTTTCTACACAAAGCACTTCTGGCCAGTCCACCAGCGATCAGAGCTTCCCTAGTTTGTACATGTCCAGCTCCCAGGAAACCTCTGGTGTTGAATCTGCGGAAGCCGCTTTGCCTGTGTTCTCTCAGGAGAGTATCTCCTACAGCAGTTCATCTGCTCCAGGTGCCACTTACACTTCTCAAGGTAGCCCAGTGCCACTTTCAGAAGGCTCTAGTCAAGCCATCTCACCTCAGGATGAAAGCAGTTACAGTCGTTTGTTTCAGTCTCAAGGTGCCTCTAGTCACTATACCCCAGACTCCTATACCAAGCTCAGTTCTTCATCTGTTTCTAGTCAGTCTACCAGTGATCAGAGTCCCCCCAGTCTGTATAGTTCTAGCTCTCAGGATAGTTCTGGCAGTTTGTTGGAAGCTTCTGGCTCTTTCTTTCAAGGGGAAATGGTAGGGCTTAGCTCGTCTGACTTGTCTCCTGAATCTCAAACCTCTGGTCAGCTTCTGCCCTCATCATTGGAGGTCTCTAGCCAGTTTACTAATGGTCAGGGCTCTCCCAGCTTGTTTATAGGTAGCTCTAAAAGCAGTTCTGATTCCCAGTCAACTGGTCCTGCTTCACTTCTAGATACTCAGGGTAGCCtttctcaaagcattttgtCTACCCAGACTCAGGGCTCCACTTCTCAGGGCAGTGCTGGGCCTGAATTGTCTGGAAGTTCTGGGCAATTTATCCCCACACAAGTAGAAGGTGGCAGTTATAGTGTGTCCCAATCGCTTAACTCTAGTCCGTATGCCCCAGGATCCCTGATGTATGGGAAGTTTGGCCCCTTGCCTATAAGGGTTTCTAGCCAGTCCACAAGCACCCAAAGCAGTCCTGGCACTCCATTAACTTCCAGTCGTTTCCCTGTGCAGGGAGGTAGTAGCTCTACTTCTAGCTTATATCTGAAGCCTCAGGGCACTCTGGGTCTGTATGCCCCTGCGTCATCTACCAAATATGTGAGTGTTCCCATGCCACAACGTGCTGTTTATAGCCAGGCAACAAGTGGCTCGGGGGCTCTGTTTGGGACCTCTATTGGTTTAGCCTCACAAGGAATGAGTAGCACTTACAGTGGTTCTGTACAGCCTCAAGGTACCACAAGTCAATTTGCCCCTGGGTCTCCATCCTTCTCTAGTTCACAGAAGCAGTTTACCTCTAGCTATGGCACCCAGTCAAGGCCCTCTCTGCCACTCACCCTGCAGGGAAGTGCCACTTACGGTGGATCACTCCAGGCTCAAGGTACCACAGGTCAGTTTGCCCCTGGGTCTCCATCTTCAGGTGTATCACTATCGTCAGCCCAAGGTGCTGCCAGTCAGCCTGCCACAGTCCCGAGTTCGCGGAAGCAGTTTACCTCTAGCTCTGGCACCCAGTCAGGGTCCTCTCTGCCACTCACCCTGCAGGGAAGCACCACTTATGGTGGATCACTCCAGCCTCAAGGTACTGCAAGTCAGTTTGCCCCTGGGTCTCCATCCTCCTATCCAAGTGTATCACTATCCTCACCCCAAGGTGCTGCCAGCCAGTCTGCCACAGTCCTGAGTTCACGGAAGCAGTTTACCTCTAGCTATGGCACCCAGACTGGGTCCTCTCTGCCACTCACCCTGCAGGGAGGTGCTGCTTATGGTGGATCACTCCAGCCTCAAGGTACCGCAAGTCAGTTTGCCCCTGGGTCTCCATCCTCCTATCCAAGTGTATCACTATCCTCACCCCAAG GTGTTGCCAGCCAGCCCAGCCAAGCATTTCAAAGCTATTCTGTGTCCCAAAGCCAGAAGTCTCAAAGATGGCAGCCTTCACAAGGTATTCAGACCTCAGGTGCAGCTGTATCACAGGGAATCGATCTATCTCAAAGCTCTCCAATGCAGAGTAggttctcttccctgtcatccGCAGGAGGCCCATCTTCAAAAGATTCTGGACTGTTTGTTTCTGCACAGGGTGGTGGCACCAGTTATGGTGGCTTTTCTCTCAATTCTCAAAGCCCTTTGAAGTACAACCCTGGGTCCCATGCATATGCCAAGTTTGGTTCCTCACCCCTAGCTGTTTCTAGCCAGTCTACCAGTGATCAGCACTCAAATGGCTTGTATAGCTCAGGCTCTCTGCAAACCCAGGGTCTCCTTGGTGTAGTTGAAGGACCCTCATCTCAAGCTCCTTTTGACTCCCCAAGCAGTAACCAAATTGAGCGTTTTGTGATGTTGCAACGGCCCACAGGTTCCAACCTAGCTCCATCTCTAGGCCTGAGTGCCCAAGCATCTTCTGTTAGCATGCTCTCTGGTGTTCCGCAAACTGCGCAGGCTCTACGTGAATCTGGGTCAGATGTCCAGTTAAACAACCAAGTGAGCAGCAATTCACAGGCCAATGCATATACTTCCTTGCAAAAGTTCTCCAGCAACTATGGTGCACAGAGTCTTAAGCCTTCAGAGCTCTTGCGTTATGAGCCAGGTGTTTATGGCCAAGGAACATCCAGTGCTTCTGAGCTCTTGAGTAGCTATGGTTCCACGTACAACCTGAATGCTCCTGCTTCTATACCATCCCGCAGTTCTCTCTCAAGCCGCTACTACTCTGTCAAGGGCTAA